A window of the Azospirillum formosense genome harbors these coding sequences:
- a CDS encoding glycosyl transferase family protein: MTVKRKDAAARPEPEASGQGKAAPGIQEDRLSRGRLIVALDALLSKRNVTLAARDLGLQTSALSRLLAQMREEFGDPLFIRSGRGLVPTPFAEALRPRVQALARGIDALFEPLADGPVVDETFDPRWNVPTGIAVPPLQVRPAGLLEGQPSPAQIDARLEKIAPDAPAQDRLARHIGVLGVAGGGHGRPLTAEEAEEAMTIVLEGEADPVQVGALLGMMRMRGSTAPELAGMVRAMRAHVAAGLGRTIQTDIDWPCFTSPNYHNPPWFFHAARLVAQAGHRVLLHGGTGCSAASGRYEFIAPTVGIPVCTNAREIAAALTAQRIAYAPLAALSPQIYRLIGLHRLTQTRSAVFEAVHLLKPSKAKTSLLGAAKPTYRELHRDAARILGWKHMAVLGSVRDVAQFSPFRPSSIHRLVNGEAEDLILPPCMEEPPPTPRPRGTSLEYWQGVWTGAVRDARAERIIIGTAAFALFALPGATGPAFADALRLAEGLWKARLGQTPRPRGVRADA; this comes from the coding sequence ATGACGGTCAAGAGGAAGGACGCCGCGGCGCGTCCGGAACCGGAGGCGTCCGGTCAGGGCAAGGCCGCTCCCGGCATTCAGGAGGACCGGCTGTCGCGCGGCCGCCTGATCGTCGCGCTGGACGCGCTGCTGTCGAAACGCAACGTCACGCTGGCCGCCCGCGACCTCGGACTCCAGACCTCGGCGCTCAGCCGGCTCCTGGCGCAGATGCGCGAGGAGTTCGGCGATCCCCTGTTCATCCGCTCGGGCCGCGGCCTGGTACCGACCCCCTTCGCCGAAGCGCTGCGCCCGCGTGTCCAGGCGCTGGCCCGCGGGATCGATGCCCTGTTCGAGCCTCTGGCGGATGGCCCCGTGGTCGACGAGACCTTCGACCCGCGCTGGAACGTACCGACCGGCATCGCGGTGCCGCCATTGCAGGTGCGGCCCGCCGGCCTTCTGGAGGGGCAGCCGTCCCCGGCCCAGATCGACGCCAGGCTGGAGAAAATCGCGCCGGACGCCCCCGCGCAGGACCGACTGGCCCGTCACATCGGCGTGCTGGGCGTCGCCGGAGGCGGTCATGGGCGCCCGCTGACCGCCGAGGAAGCGGAAGAGGCGATGACCATCGTCCTGGAGGGCGAGGCCGATCCGGTCCAGGTCGGCGCCCTTCTCGGCATGATGCGGATGCGCGGCTCGACCGCGCCGGAGCTGGCCGGGATGGTGCGGGCGATGCGGGCGCACGTCGCCGCCGGGCTGGGACGGACGATCCAGACGGACATCGACTGGCCATGTTTCACCTCGCCCAACTACCACAACCCGCCCTGGTTCTTCCACGCGGCGCGGCTGGTCGCGCAGGCCGGCCACCGGGTGCTGCTGCACGGCGGCACGGGTTGCAGTGCGGCCTCCGGCCGGTACGAGTTCATCGCGCCCACCGTGGGCATCCCGGTCTGCACCAACGCGCGGGAGATCGCGGCGGCGCTGACGGCGCAGCGGATCGCCTACGCGCCGCTGGCCGCCCTGTCCCCGCAGATCTACCGGCTGATCGGGCTGCACCGGCTGACCCAGACCCGCTCCGCCGTGTTCGAGGCGGTGCATCTGCTGAAGCCGTCCAAGGCTAAAACGTCCCTGCTGGGGGCGGCGAAGCCGACCTACCGGGAACTGCACCGCGACGCCGCGCGCATCCTCGGCTGGAAGCACATGGCCGTGCTGGGCAGCGTGCGCGACGTCGCCCAGTTCTCGCCCTTCCGCCCCTCCTCCATCCACCGTCTGGTCAACGGCGAGGCGGAGGATCTCATCCTGCCCCCCTGCATGGAGGAGCCGCCGCCGACGCCGCGCCCGCGCGGCACCAGCCTGGAATATTGGCAGGGCGTGTGGACCGGCGCGGTGCGCGACGCGCGCGCCGAACGCATCATCATCGGCACCGCGGCCTTCGCCCTGTTCGCCCTTCCCGGAGCCACCGGGCCGGCCTTCGCCGACGCGCTGCGGCTGGCCGAGGGGCTCTGGAAGGCCCGCCTGGGGCAGACGCCACGGCCGCGCGGTGTCCGGGCTGATGCATGA